A window of Plasmodium brasilianum strain Bolivian I chromosome 8, whole genome shotgun sequence contains these coding sequences:
- a CDS encoding CS domain-containing protein — protein MNKFCIFTGLYILFFNVCNNIIENSTFYVNSYAQKRSIVYNNNTKRYHNNYLHYIYNLCNNNKRRKEYSVKICTHNFGKTYPDNRKNIFLRKKPAQARKLNKKRHRIFFFSKDGYTRNCYDKSKGIKGGKKKRYINININIKKSKITKCDVSTNFSFYLDGEKHTNEEKENVNVYVEKGNITSSNQIKKRDEDGREAHIENVHGESSNSLSEKVNDYISPKREEEMEKHEMKEENKVSGEHMHPNDNLLKPSESNEENLNKAIKKAEEYIKGKQDNIIEKREMNKKKKVIENLKGDDVFTDKFLDLSMYDLLKHVYKKNIYVSSKNLVDDICKWLKNIYTSYLKSEEEKKKKKVKNGEGTANGKKLIVEKDISDNYSRERKERYFNNFRLEQSDGEDNDDDDDGGSGSGNDDETLKAQLQSLKLYNKKNLSKYFYSFNRGNILKQVVTEGEEEQMEEGEKQKDKKGEVRLYDDKDKKLDEEIEKVLSNPIFDYDTNLYIDKKRYMKSNVTIEFNIYDSYKDRVILNNKNTNSTMLEFPLMYSHSIIQKCILTMKKLEKAIFYINNSLLFRNFTSNSEPTNDEDRNVYDVITNENWIKMEIYLCNIYGINERWEGITPDMFTDEEKANSFLKEYSFDSSNNIIGVSTQGKGTPVHESSGKTQIESTSTADKGEITQVEDANRDQSNNKNDNPKLSMEGCDLGKEGEKKIEGQEKKISEKRAEIIRRSEEYETKKELEIKTDFLMKKLENEMKYDPNHYMWQDLYPQLGEHDKQKTDKYFDSLKKEMSEHRFSRGYTDNIKNKQSLKGYDIGEKIEGKAKYYVWQETIHSFCLYFPLRPYVKKKDIIVDMDNNFFFLSILNRTIIKDFFIKPINSSDSIWSLSDNEEANSIRKKHSDEFPVYELTSSDDQEVHKMMKTKFCLIYNIYKDNNHKYMWGSVFKAS, from the coding sequence ATGAAcaaattttgcatatttacaGGATTATATATCTTGTTTTTTAACGTATGcaataatataattgaaaactccacattttatgtaaattccTACGCTCAAAAGAGAAGTATAGTATACAATAATAACACAAAGAGATACCATAACAATTAtctacattatatatataatttgtgtaataataacaaaaggCGAAAAGAGTACTCTGTAAAAATTTGTACACATAATTTTGGTAAAACATACCCCGAcaacagaaaaaatatttttttaagaaaaaaaccTGCACAAGCAAGGaaattgaacaaaaaaaggcatagaatatttttcttctccaAAGACGGCTATACGCGTAATTGTTATGATAAAAGTAAAGGAATAAaaggggggaaaaaaaaaagatatataaacattaatataaatataaaaaaaagtaaaataacaaaatgcGATGTATCAAccaatttttcattttatcttGATGGGGAAAAACACACAaatgaggaaaaagaaaatgtcaACGTTTATGTTGAAAAGGGCAATATCACATCATCTAATCAGATAAAGAAAAGGGATGAAGACGGAAGAGAAGCACATATTGAAAATGTGCACGGGGAGAGTAGTAACTCATTGAGTGAAAAAGTAAATGATTATATTAGTCCAAAACGTGAagaagaaatggaaaaacatgaaatgaaagaagaaaataaggTTAGTGGTGAGCACATGCACCCGAATGACAACTTGTTGAAACCAAGTGAAAgtaatgaagaaaatttaaataaagcaATAAAAAAGGCTGAAGAGTATATTAAGGGTAAACAAGATAacataatagaaaaaagagaaatgaataaaaaaaaaaaagtaatagaAAACTTGAAGGGTGATGATGTGTTTACAGATAAATTCCTAGATCTAAGTATGTACgatttattaaaacatgtatataaaaagaatatatatgtgagcTCAAAAAATTTAGTAGACGATATTTGCAAGTggttgaaaaatatttatactagCTATTTAAAATCAGaggaggaaaagaaaaaaaagaaagtgaAGAATGGGGAAGGCACTGCAAATGGGAAGAAACTGATAGTAGAAAAAGACATATCTGACAATTATAGCAGAGAAAGAAAGGAAAGATATTTTAACAACTTCCGCTTAGAACAGTCGGACGGGGAAgataatgatgatgatgatgatggtGGTAGTGGTAGTGGTAATGATGACGAAACGCTGAAGGCACAGCTGCAGTCATTAAAATTGTACAACAAGAAAAACCTAAGCAAGTATTTCTACTCATTTAATAGGGGCAATATCCTGAAGCAGGTAGTTACTGAGGGGGAGGAGGAACAAATGGAAGAAGGGGAAAAGCAAAAGGACAAAAAAGGGGAAGTTAGACTATATGATGATAAGGATAAAAAATTGGATGAAGAGATAGAAAAGGTGTTGTCAAATCCAATATTTGATTATGATACAAATTTGTATATTGATAAGAAAAGATATATGAAATCAAATGTAACGATTGAGTTTAACATTTATGATTCATATAAAGACCgtgtaattttaaataataaaaatactaatTCGACTATGCTTGAATTTCCTTTGATGTATAGTCATAGTATTATACAGAAATGTATTCTtactatgaaaaaattagagaaagctattttttacattaacaaTTCTTTACTGTTCAGAAATTTTACATCAAATAGTGAACCAACAAATGATGAAGATAGAAATGTATATGATGTTATAACTAACGAAAATTGGattaaaatggaaatatatcTGTGTAATATTTATGGAATTAATGAAAGGTGGGAAGGTATAACCCCTGATATGTTTACTGATGAAGAAAAAgctaattcttttttaaaagaatattccTTTGACTCATCTAACAATATTATAGGTGTTTCTACCCAGGGAAAAGGAACACCTGTACATGAATCTAGTGGGAAAACTCAAATCGAGTCCACAAGCACAGCTGACAAGGGGGAAATTACCCAAGTGGAAGATGCAAATAGAGATCAgagtaacaataaaaatgataatccAAAATTATCTATGGAAGGTTGTGACTTAGGGAAGGagggagaaaaaaagatagaaggacaagaaaaaaaaattagcgaAAAAAGAGCAGAGATAATAAGGAGAAGTGAAGaatatgaaacaaaaaaagaactggaaataaaaactgactttttaatgaaaaaattagaaaacgAAATGAAATATGATCCAAACCATTACATGTGGCAAGATTTATATCCACAATTAGGTGAACATGATAAGCAAAAAAcagataaatattttgacagtctaaaaaaagaaatgagtGAGCATCGATTTAGTAGAGGATATacagataatataaaaaacaagcAAAGTTTAAAAGGTTATGATATAGGAGAAAAAATTGAAGGAAAAGCAAAATATTATGTGTGGCAAGAAACTATTCATTccttttgtttatatttccCATTACGACcatacgtaaaaaaaaaagatatcaTTGTTGATATGGacaataacttttttttcctttctatTCTTAATCGAACTATTATTAAagacttttttattaaacctATAAACTCCTCTGATTCTATATGGTCATTGAGTGATAATGAAGAGGCTAATAGTATTAGAAAGAAACATTCCGATGAATTTCCTGTATATGAATTAACCAGTTCGGATGATCAGGAAGTACacaaaatgatgaaaacGAAATTCTGCCtaatatacaatatttacAAAGACAACAATCACAAGTACATGTGGGGATCCGTATTTAAGGCATCCTAG
- a CDS encoding formate-nitrite transporter: protein MQKSTSKYVIDPISIKTNCSSEESYIRCVEYGKGKAHYRNLILLAKAILAGVFVGVCAHASGIAGGLFYYHKLREYVGISMSAFVYGFTFPIAFLCIICTGSDLFTGNTLAVTTALLQKKLGLLCYMRVMCISLVGNYIGAVAFAFFVSYGSGAFSINTDTSKNHIFQFLNDIAIKKVSHSFIECICLAIGCNIFVCLAVYFVLSIKDGSGLVFSVFFAVYAFAIAGYEHIIANIYTLNLALMISNDISFTQVYFKNLLPTLIGNYIAGGLVLAFPLFFIYRSCYYDYDKMNDELNTVVLKTLSLELQNESNHI, encoded by the exons atgcaaaaaagtactagtaaatatgttatagatcctataagtataaaaacaaattgttCCAGTGAAGAATCTTATATTCGATGTGTTGAATATGGTAAAGGAAAAGCGCATTACagaaatttaattttacttgCAAAGGCAATACTGGCGGGAGTATTTGTAGGTGTTTGTGCGCACGCTTCCGGAATAGCag GAGGTTTGTTCTACTATCACAAATTGAGGGAATATGTAGGCATTTCAATGAGTGCATTTGTATATGGATTTACCTTTCCAATtgcatttttatgtattatatgcaCAGGGTCAGATTTATTTACTGGAAATACCTTAGCTGTTACTACAGCTttactacaaaaaaaattaggtttattatgttatatgaGAGTGATGTGTATATCACTAGTGGGGAATTATATAGGTGCCGTTGCATTTGCTTTTTTTGTATCCTATGGTTCTGGTGCATTTAGTATTAACACAGATACTAGtaaaaatcatatttttcaatttctaAATGATATAGCTATAAAAAAGGTTAGTCATTCTTTTATtgaatgtatatgtttaGCCATAGgatgtaatatttttgtttgtcTAGccgtttattttgttttatccaTAAAAGATGGATCGGGTCTCGTCTTTAGTGTATTTTTTGCAGTATATGCATTTGCTATAGCAGGATATGAACACATTAttgcaaatatttatacCCTAAATCTTGCATTGATGATAAGCAATGATATTTCTTTTACCCAagtatatttcaaaaatttattgCCAACACTGATCGGAAATTAT ATTGCAGGAGGACTTGTGTTAGCTTTccctttgttttttatttacagaAGTTGCTACTATGATTATGACAAGATGAATGATGAATTGAACACTGTCGTATTGAAAAC tttatcTTTGGAGCTGCAAAATGAAAGCAATCATATTTAA
- a CDS encoding kinetochore protein NUF2, producing MNGGNDLVPRLGFEEMKSEMNKYGVEIAQNTLKNPTTEDVQGVYSICIKYILNKDINNIRIEEFTGDLKSSMPSIDGIQILPNEGKNHLQAIGNLRFIRHCEKINRILNIENTLSYIFKPVSSHVTKLINAFIYFMKYKEQLYNENDAKIKKIQEKKIEDSTLDNELKSVQNELQILLSKHEEIRNSILKEKNTKRNYEEEIIENQNLLNSQQSVIISLKSTKDKIVNETNELIFQFSRLRQKKEDLEDQIVPSPEKLQQYNEELKDLLFEHLSYFEADKKKNEEIKNKINVADLCIKKLVDLLTTLTSHIDETIKFHINKKSELKSLEKNIKSLEAEKQNLTNKKQEQQQLLINTEQSFVQEQNKWNQKIEEEQKNYVLVEKNVTQIYENIDSVNIKINREVQEIKNIIKHIQDTINSYNQNFAIITDLIENTKKSKTILTEKIQNNVQKFIKTHI from the coding sequence atgaacgGAGGAAACGATCTTGTGCCAAGACTTGGATTTGAAGAAATGAAAAGTGAAATGAACAAGTATGGAGTAGAAATAGCTCAAAATACGTTAAAAAATCCTACAACAGAAGATGTGCAAGGTGTTTatagtatatgtataaaatacattttaaataaagacATTAACAATATAAGGATTGAAGAATTTACTGGAGATTTAAAAAGTTCTATGCCATCAATTGATGGTATTCAAATATTACCAAATGAAGGAAAGAATCATTTACAAGCTATTGGTAATTTAAGATTTATTAGACAttgtgaaaaaattaataggatattaaatattgaaaatacattgagttatatatttaaacctGTAAGTAGTCATGTAACCAAATTAATTAATgcctttatatattttatgaaatataaagaacagttatataatgaaaatgatgccaaaattaaaaaaattcaagaaaaaaaaattgaagacaGTACTCTAGATAACGAACTCAAAAGTGTTCAGAACGAATTACAAATATTACTTTCGAAACATGAAGAAATAAGGAATAGTATtctgaaggaaaaaaatacaaaaagaaattacGAGGAAGAAATTATCGAAAACCAAAATCTTTTAAATTCTCAACAAAGTGTTATTATTTCCTTAAAATCaacaaaagataaaattgtcaatgaaacaaatgaattaatttttcagtTTTCTAGACTTcgacaaaaaaaagaagatttaGAAGATCAAATTGTTCCTTCACCAGAAAAATTACAACAATATAATGAAGAATTAAAGGATTTATTATTTGAACATTTGTCTTATTTTGAAgcagataaaaaaaaaaatgaagaaattaaaaacaaaataaatgttgCTGACTtgtgcataaaaaaattggttGATTTATTAACTACCTTAACAAGTCATATAGATGAAACAATTAAAtttcatattaataaaaaaagtgaattaaaaagtttggagaaaaatataaaatctcTGGAAgcagaaaaacaaaatttaacaaataaaaaacagGAGCAACAACAGTTGCTAATAAACACAGAACAGTCTTTTGTTCAGGAGCAAAATAAATGGAAtcaaaaaattgaagaagaacaaaaaaattatgtccTCGTcgaaaaaaatgtaacacaaatatatgaaaatatagacagtgtaaacataaaaattaatagagAAGTGcaggaaattaaaaatatcataaaacATATTCAGGATACTATAAATAGCTATAATCAAAATTTTGCTATCATTACGGACCTTATagaaaatacgaaaaaatcTAAAACCATATTGACGGAAAAAATACAGAATAATGtgcaaaaatttattaaaacgcatatataa